A window of Saccharomyces eubayanus strain FM1318 chromosome XII, whole genome shotgun sequence contains these coding sequences:
- the DBP9 gene encoding ATP-dependent DNA/RNA helicase, whose amino-acid sequence MSSEDKSVQGAYIDDSTSFESFHLDSRLLQAIKNTGFQNPTLIQSHSIPLALQEKRDIIAKAATGSGKTLAYLIPVIQTILEYKKTIGNEEENGTLGIILVPTRELAQQVYNVLEKLVLYCSKDIRTLNISSDMSGSVLNTLLMDQPEIIVGTPGKLLDLLQTKINSVSLNELKFLVIDEVDLVLTFGYQDDLNKIGEYLPLKKKLQTFLMSATLNDDIQALKQKFCRSPAILKFNDEEINKNQNKLLQYYVKVSEFDKFLLCYVIFKLGLIKGKTLIFVNNIDRGYRLKLVMEQFGIKSCILNSELPVNSRQHIVDQFNKNVYQLLIATDDTEYMKEEDEDIEEGHNSENEQERPSEVEPENGEKPSKKRKVQVKKDKEYGVSRGVDFKNVACVLNFDLPTTAKSYVHRVGRTARGGKTGTAISFVVPLKEFGKHKPSMLQTAKRDEKILSRIIKQQSKLGLELQPYTFDQKQVEGFRYRMEDGFRAVTQVAIREARVKELKQELLASEKLKRHFEENPKELQSLRHDKELHPARVQQHLKRVPDYLLPESARGNGAKVKFVPFHNPKKRHPHRKGKVGKPKNGKVDPLKNFK is encoded by the coding sequence atgagTAGCGAGGATAAGTCTGTACAAGGCGCTTATATCGATGACTCTACATCTTTCGAATCATTTCACCTTGACTCTCGTTTATTACAAGCTATTAAGAACACAGGATTCCAAAATCCAACACTAATCCAATCACATTCCATTCCTTTGGCTTTACAGGAGAAGAGGGATATTATTGCAAAGGCAGCTACCGGTTCTGGTAAGACTTTAGCTTACTTGATCCCTGTTATCCAAACTATTCTAGAGtacaagaaaacaattggtaacgaagaagaaaatggcaCTCTAGGTATTATACTTGTTCCAACAAGAGAACTTGCCCAACAGGTGTATAACGTTTTAGAAAAACTAGTCCTATACTGTTCAAAAGATATAAGAACTCTGAATATATCATCTGACATGTCTGGTTCCGTTTTGAATACTTTACTAATGGACCAGCCAGAAATCATAGTTGGCACACCTGGTAAGTTGTTGGACCTACTCCAAACTAAGATTAATTCCGTTTCTTTGAATGAATTAAAATTTCTAgttattgatgaagtgGATTTAGTATTAACATTTGGTTACCAAGACGACTTGAACAAAATTGGTGAATACTTAcccttgaagaaaaaattgcagaCTTTCCTAATGAGTGCAACCTTAAACGATGATATACAAGCTTTAAAGCAGAAATTTTGTCGTTCTCCAGCTATTCTTAAATTCAATGAcgaagaaataaataagaatcaaaacaaaCTGCTTCAATACTATGTTAAAGTTAGTGAATTTGACAAGTTTCTATTATGTTACgttattttcaaacttgGCTTGATCAAAGGTAAGACACTGATTTTTGTTAATAATATTGACAGAGGATATAGACTCAAGCTAGTCATGGAGCAATTTGGTATCAAATCTTGTATACTAAACAGTGAGCTACCCGTTAATTCGAGGCAACATATTGTTGATCAATTTAACAAAAACGTCTACCAACTACTAATTGCTACAGATGACACCGAGTATATGAAAGAGGAGGATGAAGACATAGAAGAAGGACATAATAGCGAGAATGAACAGGAGAGGCCTTCGGAAGTCGAACCAGAAAATGGTGAAAAGCCAAGTAAGAAAAGGAAGGTCCAAGTGAAGAAAGACAAGGAATATGGTGTTTCTCGTGGTGTTGATTTTAAGAATGTAGCATGTGTCCTAAATTTTGATTTGCCAACAACAGCCAAGTCGTATGTACATAGAGTAGGTAGAACTGCTCGTGGTGGTAAAACCGGTACAGCAATTTCATTTGTGGTCccattgaaagaatttgGTAAGCATAAGCCGTCAATGTTGCAAACGGCTAAAAGAGATGAAAAGATTCTTTCGCGTATCATCAAGCAACAAAGTAAACTAGGGTTAGAATTGCAACCTTACACATTTGACCAAAAACAAGTTGAAGGGTTCCGTTACAGAATGGAAGACGGTTTCCGTGCCGTGACTCAAGTCGCCATCAGGGAAGCCAGAGTGAAAGAGTTGAAACAGGAATTACTGgcaagtgaaaaattgaaaagacatttcgaagaaaatccaaaagaaCTACAAAGTTTGAGGCATGATAAAGAGTTACATCCAGCAAGGGTGCAACAACATTTAAAGCGTGTTCCGGATTATTTGCTTCCTGAATCGGCCAGAGGAAATGGGGCTAAAGTCAAGTTTGTTCCGTTCCACAATCCAAAGAAGCGTCATCCACATAGAAAGGGTAAAGTTGGTAAACCTAAAAATGGTAAAGTTGATCCAttaaaaaacttcaaatgA
- the SMD2 gene encoding mRNA splicing protein SMD2 has translation MSSQLFDRPKHELSKAELEELEEFEFKHGPMSLINDAMITKIPVIISLRNNHKIIARVKAFDRHCNMVLENVKELWTEKKGKSVINRERFISKLFLRGDSVIVVLKTPVE, from the exons ATGTC TTCACAACTATTTGACCGTCCAAAACATGAACTTTCCAAAGCAGAATTGGAGGAATTAGAAGAGTTTGAGTTTAAGCATGGTCCAATGTCCCTCATAAATGATGCCATGATAACGAAAATACCTGTTATTATCtcattaagaaataatCATAAAATAATAGCAAGGGTAAAAGCCTTTGATAGACATTGCAATATGGTTCTGGAAAATGTCAAGGAGCTTTGGACAGAGAAAAAGGGCAAAAGTGTAATAAATCGTGAAAGATTTATAAGCAAGTTGTTTTTAAGAGGTGATTCGGTCATTGTTGTGTTGAAGACCCCTGTTGAGTAA
- the MCM5 gene encoding MCM DNA helicase complex subunit MCM5, with protein sequence MSFDRPEIYSAPVLQGESPNDDDNTEIIKSFKNFILEFRLDSQFIYRDQLRNNILVKNYSLTVNMEHLIGYNEDIYKKLSDEPSDIIPLFETAITQVAKRISILNKAQSGNTNNQDGEGTIADTDSLLLSSLPTFQLVLNSNANQIPLRDLDSEHVSKIVRLSGIIISTSVLSSRATYLSIMCRNCRHTSSITINNFNSITGNTVSLPRSCLSTAESESSMANESNIGDESTRKNCGPDPYIIIHESSKFIDQQFLKLQEIPELVPVGEMPRNLTMTCDRYLTNKVIPGTRVTIVGIYSIYSSKNGAGSGRSGGGNGGSGVAIRTPYIKILGIQSDVETSSIWNSITMFSEEEEEEFMQLSRNPKLYEILTNSIAPSIFGNEDIKKAIVCLLMGGSKKILPDGMRLRGDINVLLLGDPGTAKSQLLKFVEKVSPIAVYTSGKGSSAAGLTASVQRDPMTREFYLEGGAMVLADGGVVCIDEFDKMRDEDRVAIHEAMEQQTISIAKAGITTVLNSRTSVLAAANPIYGRYDDLKSPGDNIDFQTTILSRFDMIFIVKDDHNEERDISIANHVINIHTGNANAIQNQQEENGMEISIEKMKRYITYCRLKCAPRLSPQAAEKLSSNFVTIRKQLLINELESTERSSIPITIRQLEAIIRITESLAKLELSPIAQERHVDEAIRLFQASTMDAASQDPIGGLNQANGTSLSEIRRFEQELKRRLPIGWSTSYQTLRREFVDTHRFSQLALDKALYALEKHETIQLRHQGQNIYRSGV encoded by the coding sequence ATGTCATTTGATAGACCAGAAATATACAGTGCTCCCGTTTTACAGGGAGAATCGCCTAACGACGATGACAACACGGAAATCATTAAGTCCTTCAAGAATTTCATCTTGGAGTTCAGACTGGATTCTCAGTTTATTTACAGAGATCAACTGAGAAATAACATCCTCGTCAAAAACTATTCATTGACCGTCAACATGGAACATTTGATTGGGTACAATGAAGACATTTACAAGAAACTGTCTGATGAACCTTCAGATATAATTCCATTGTTTGAAACTGCGATCACACAAGTGGCCAAAAGGATAAGTATTCTAAACAAAGCGCAGTCCGGTAATACGAATAATCAGGATGGGGAGGGCACAATTGCGGATACAGACTCACTCCTGCTGAGCTCTTTACCAACATTTCAATTAGTTTTAAATTCCAATGCAAACCAAATACCTTTGAGGGATTTAGATTCCGAACACGTCTCCAAGATTGTCCGTCTTTCAGGAATAATAATCTCGACTTCAGTTTTATCTTCCCGTGCCACCTACCTTTCTATAATGTGTAGAAATTGCAGACATACATCATCCATAACGATCAACAATTTCAATTCTATCACAGGGAATACAGTCAGTTTACCTCGGTCATGTTTGTCTACTGCTGAGAGCGAATCCTCTATGGCCAATGAATCAAATATTGGTGATGAatcaacaaggaaaaattgTGGTCCTGATCCTTATATTATTATCCAcgaatcttcaaaatttatTGATCAGCAATTTTTGAAGCTACAGGAGATTCCAGAATTGGTTCCAGTAGGTGAGATGCCTAGAAACCTGACAATGACTTGTGATCGTTACCTAACCAACAAAGTTATTCCCGGCACAAGGGTCACTATAGTTGGTATATACTCTATTTACAGTTCCAAGAATGGTGCTGGATCAGGGAGAAGCGGTGGTGGAAATGGTGGAAGTGGTGTTGCTATCAGAACTCCTTATATTAAAATCCTAGGTATTCAATCAGATGTGGAGACTTCCTCCATTTGGAATTCTATAACCATGTTttccgaagaagaagaagaagaattcatGCAACTGAGTAGAAACCCCAAGCtttatgaaattttgaCTAACTCCATTGCACCCTCTATCTTTGGTAATGAAGATATCAAGAAAGCCATCGTTTGCTTATTGATGGGAGgttccaagaaaatattgCCCGATGGCATGAGATTAAGAGGTGATATTAATGTTCTACTATTAGGTGATCCGGGGACTGCAAAGTCTCAATTGCTAAAATTTGTGGAAAAGGTTTCACCCATTGCGGTCTACACGTCAGGTAAAGGTTCTTCTGCAGCGGGTTTAACTGCGAGTGTCCAAAGAGATCCAATGACAAGAGAATTCTATCTAGAAGGTGGTGCAATGGTTCTTGCTGATGGTGGTGTTGTTTGTATTGATGAATTCGACAAAATGAGAGATGAAGACAGAGTTGCCATTCATGAAGCTATGGAACAACAGACAATCTCCATTGCCAAGGCAGGTATAACCACGGTGTTAAACTCCAGAACTAGTGTTCTAGCAGCAGCAAATCCTATTTATGGTCGTTATGATGATTTGAAGTCTCCTGGTGACAATATTGATTTTCAGACCACTATTTTATCCCGTTTCGATATGATTTTTATTGTCAAGGATGACCATAATGAAGAACGTGATATTTCTATCGCCAATCACGTTATTAATATTCATACCGGAAATGCAAATGCCAtccaaaatcaacaagAGGAAAATGGTATGGAAATTAGTAtcgaaaaaatgaaacgtTATATCACGTATTGTAGATTGAAATGTGCACCAAGACTTTCACCGCAGGCCGCTGAAAAACTATCTTCGAATTTTGTCACTATTAGAAAGCAACTATTGATTAATGAATTAGAATCCACCGAAAGATCGTCTATCCCTATTACCATTCGTCAATTGGAAGCCATTATTAGAATAACAGAATCACTGGCTAAACTAGAACTAAGTCCAATCGCACAGGAAAGACACGTCGATGAAGCAATTAGATTATTTCAGGCATCTACAATGGACGCTGCCTCTCAGGATCCAATCGGTGGTTTAAACCAAGCAAATGGCACGTCATTATCAGAGATCCGTCGttttgaacaagaattgaaaagaagactACCTATTGGTTGGTCTACTTCTTACCAAACTTTAAGAAGAGAATTTGTCGACACACATAGATTTTCTCAATTAGCTTTGGATAAAGCCTTGTATGCGTTGGAGAAGCATGAAACAATTCAATTAAGGCATCAAGgtcaaaatatatacagaAGTGGAGTATGA
- the PIG1 gene encoding protein phosphatase regulator PIG1: MPVSSLNYCHGRKLKPSLKIAKTTSISSFISSAPSNSFSPVEDTASASSSASSSSSGKSVRFATHLYTVKKFNTKLAPISISERASNLPAKYITSQLSKSTHSSYVPLIFPVINSEDHPYSLDILDYSDLEYDDKDDEYDNESDVEEGAKLVLDRNLLNKKEDPCLGEENKFDIVDWKLINSNLHPFKSNGAVNLAELESRIFSYLNGQNIKVHSLELSSPVSHEDFCHNNFGSCQFSGLVFVNNLNFEKNIEIKFTLSNWSDIHYINARFNKSITSKIDEFRFVIDFSALKLNLVSKNLIFANSNEKRTDCILNLQFCCRYDVNYLSSKTFYDNNDYRNYEVTISLSTIINLNRGVSKFPKHESKHASLLLTDCSAGVHILKNNDNVKKPLRKFNDDTDYFNDSPLKHKFHHSFGREAAYQQEGTPPTTRLETNDSEIKPFGNLVEASTSDADEDIVDGSYDLSLQDFNYWEFTNHGLGKALADSDILQFKNYSKPEAFSRYPLIDNSFTLRAGDGTLRLTAQELEDSSSDGRKSTVTSTTLNAMQQYSDEFRASLSYTNHRNDSTDTLMKTNNRPPIESTSPSQLSVSTIKVKESTPPQENTMAVRIRSSPAFSPVDNMPPPPFFSGDNMSDSSGEYEDTISLNSKEIHLLRDCFSKSASPSPSPSPIFL, encoded by the coding sequence ATGCCCGTGTCTTCGTTGAACTACTGCCACGGCAGAAAGCTGAaaccatctttgaaaattgcaaaaacaacttcaatttcttcgtttATTTCTTCTGCGCCATCGAACTCGTTTTCCCCCGTGGAGGACACAGCAtctgcttcttcatctgcatcatcttcatcgtctgGAAAATCAGTAAGGTTTGCTACACATTTATATACGGTCAAAAAGTTCAATACTAAATTAGCGCCCATCTCAATATCAGAAAGAGCCAGCAATTTGCCAGCTAAATACATCACTTCTCAACTCTCGAAAAGCACGCATAGCAGTTATGTTCCATTGATTTTTCCTGTTATCAATAGTGAGGACCACCCCTACAGTTTAGACATTTTGGATTATAGTGACCTGGAGTACGACGACAAGGATGATGAATACGACAATGAAAGTGATGTAGAGGAGGGTGCAAAGCTTGTCCTTGATCGCAACCTTCTTAATAAGAAGGAAGATCCGTGCCTGGGTGAAGAGAATAAATTTGACATTGTTGATTGGAAACTCATCAATAGTAATTTGCACCCATTCAAGAGTAATGGTGCTGTGAATTTAGCAGAGTTGGAATCtagaatattttcttacTTGAACGGTCAAAACATCAAAGTTCACTCATTAGAATTATCCAGTCCTGTAAGTCACGAAGATTTTTGCCACAATAATTTTGGTAGCTGCCAATTTTCGGGACTTGTATTTGTCAATAATTTaaatttcgaaaaaaacatCGAGATCAAATTCACTTTAAGTAACTGGTCAGATATACATTACATCAACGCACGTTTCAACAAGTCAATTACTTCGAAAATTGACGAATTTAGATTTgttattgatttttctgcgttgaaattaaatttagtttcaaaaaaccTAATTTTCGCTAATtcgaatgaaaaaagaaccgATTGTATTTTAAATTTGCAATTCTGTTGCCGCTATGATGTTAATTATTTGAGCAGTAAGACATTTTACGATAATAATGACTATAGAAACTATGAGGTAACGATTTCTTTGTCCACAATAATCAATCTCAATCGCggagtttcaaaatttccaaaacatGAATCCAAACATGCCTCGCTCCTGCTAACAGACTGCAGTGCTGGTGTTCatatattgaaaaacaacGATAATGTAAAAAAACCATTAAGAAAATTTAACGATGATACGGATTATTTTAACGACTCACCGTTGAAGCACAAGTTTCATCATTCGTTCGGGAGGGAAGCTGCCTACCAACAGGAAGGCACTCCACCAACTACAAGATTAGAAACGAATGACAGTGAAATAAAACCCTTTGGCAACTTGGTCGAGGCCTCAACCTCTGATGCAGATGAGGATATAGTTGATGGCTCCTATGATTTATCTTTACAAGACTTTAACTACTGGGAATTTACGAACCATGGGCTTGGAAAGGCGTTAGCCGACTCAGATATTTTACAGTTTAAAAACTACTCGAAACCCGAAGCCTTTAGTAGGTACCCTTTAATAGACAACTCATTCACATTAAGAGCAGGAGATGGCACCTTACGTTTAACAGCACAAGAACTTGAAGACAGCTCGAGCGACGGAAGGAAGAGTACTGTGACAAGTACTACATTAAATGCGATGCAACAATATAGTGATGAATTCAGAGCCTCCTTAAGTTATACAAATCATCGGAATGACTCTACTGATACcttgatgaaaacaaacaacagACCACCTATAGAATCAACTTCTCCTTCACAATTATCCGTATCGACAATAAAGGTGAAAGAAAGCACACCGCCCCAAGAAAACACCATGGCTGTTAGGATACGCTCATCTCCAGCGTTTTCGCCTGTGGATAATATGCCCCCACCACCATTTTTCTCAGGTGATAATATGAGTGATAGCTCTGGGGAATATGAAGACACAATATCCCTTAactcaaaagaaattcattTACTTCGTgattgtttttcaaagtcagCATCGCCATCTCCATCGCCATCTCCCATATTCTTATAA
- the YSH1 gene encoding cleavage polyadenylation factor subunit YSH1 produces the protein MEQSNTTKFKFLSLGGSNEVGRSCHVLQYKGKTVMLDAGIHPAYQGLASLPFYDEFDLSKIDILLISHFHLDHAASLPYVMQRTNFQGRVFMTHPTKAIYRWLLRDFVRVTSIGSSSSSMGGKDEGLFSDEDLVESFDKIETVDYHSTVDVNGIKFTAFHAGHVLGAAMFQIEIAGLRVLFTGDYSREVDRHLNSAEVPPLSSNVLIVESTFGTATHEPRLNREKKLTQLIHSTVMRGGRVLLPVFALGRAQEIMLILDEYWSQHADELGSGQVPIFYASNLAKKCMSVFQTYVNMMNDDIRKKFRDSQTNPFIFKNISYLRNLEDFQDFGPSVMLASPGMLQSGLSRDLLERWCPEDKNLVLITGYSIEGTMAKFIMLEPDTIPSINNPEITIPRRCQVEEISFAAHVDFQENLEFIEKISAPNIILVHGEANPMGRLKSALLSNFVSLKGTENEVHVFNPRNCVEVDLEFQGVKVAKAVGNIVNEIYKEKSSGDEPTVKIEPVKEETKNALDLQAEDDTETDEHKDIIVSGILVSDDKNFELDFLSLSDLREHHPDLSTTILRERQSVRVNCKKELIYWHILQMFGEADVLQDDDKVTNQEPKLKSEEGDGTTKSGKLILQIMGDIKLTVVDTIATLEWTQDLMTDTVADSVIAILMNVDSAPASVKLSSRSCDDHEHDHDGEVQSFAQFKMDEVSKAKQISRLFKEQFGECFTLLLDKDEYINSKQNTINGVVTIGKNTAKIDFNNMKILECNSNPLKGRVESLLNIGGNLVTPLC, from the coding sequence ATGGAACAATCAAATACgacaaaattcaaattcttaTCATTGGGAGGAAGTAACGAAGTCGGGCGATCATGCCACGTATTACAATACAAGGGCAAGACAGTGATGCTTGATGCAGGGATTCATCCTGCTTATCAAGGGCTAGCTTCACTGCCGTTTTatgatgaatttgatcTTTCCAAAATCGACATCTTATTAATTTCgcattttcatttggatCATGCTGCTTCACTTCCTTATGTGATGCAAAGgacaaattttcaaggGAGAGTTTTTATGACACATCCAACCAAAGCCATTTATAGATGGTTGCTACGAGATTTTGTTAGAGTTACTAGTATAGgttcttcatcctcttcaatGGGAGGCAAAGACGAAGGCTTATTTTCAGATGAGGACTTAGTAGAGTCCTTCGATAAAATCGAAACAGTGGATTACCATTCGACTGTGGACGTCAACGGTATAAAATTCACGGCATTCCATGCAGGTCATGTTTTAGGTGCAGCAATGTTTCAAATAGAAATTGCTGGTTTGAGGGTGCTATTTACGGGGGACTATTCGAGAGAGGTTGATCGTCATTTAAATTCTGCTGAGGTTCCTCCACTTTCGTCCAACGTATTAATTGTAGAGTCTACCTTTGGCACTGCGACCCATGAGCCTCGTTTGAATAGAGAGAAGAAACTGACGCAATTGATTCATTCCACAGTTATGCGCGGTGGTCGTGTTCTTCTGCCGGTTTTCGCATTAGGGAGAGCTCAGGAAATCATGCTTATATTGGATGAATATTGGTCCCAACATGCCGATGAACTTGGTAGCGGGCAAGTTCCAATATTTTATGCATCCAACTTAGCCAAAAAATGTATGAGTGTCTTTCAAACCTATGTAAATATGATGAACGACGAcattcgaaaaaaattcagagATTCTCAAACTAATCCATTCATATTCAAGAATATATCCTATTTGAGGAACTTGGAagatttccaagatttcGGTCCCAGCGTGATGTTGGCATCTCCAGGTATGCTTCAGAGTGGTTTGTCAAGAGACTTGCTTGAAAGGTGGTGCCCGGAAGACAAGAATTTGGTACTGATCACCGGTTATTCCATTGAAGGAACGATGGCAAAATTCATAATGCTTGAACCAGATACAATCCCTTCAATAAACAATCCTGAAATCACCATTCCAAGGCGTTGCCAGGTCGAAGAAATCTCCTTTGCTGCACATGTTGATTTCCAGGAAAATTTGgaatttattgaaaagattagTGCCCCGAATattattcttgttcatgGCGAGGCTAATCCTATGGGTCGTTTGAAATCAGCATTATTGTCCAATTTCGTTTCCCTAAAGGGcacagaaaatgaagttcACGTTTTcaatccaagaaattgTGTTGAAGTGGATCTTGAATTTCAAGGCGTCAAAGTTGCAAAAGCTGTGGGAAATATTGTAAACGAAatatacaaagaaaaatcatcGGGGGACGAACCTACGGTTAAAATAGAACctgtaaaagaagaaactaagAATGCATTGGATCTACAAGCTGAAGATGATACTGAAACAGATGAGCATAAGGATATAATCGTTTCCGGGATTTTGGTCTCAGATGATAAAAACTTCGAGTTGGACTTTCTGTCATTATCCGACTTAAGAGAACATCACCCTGATCTATCTACAACAATATTAAGAGAGCGTCAATCAGTCCGTGTAAATTGTAAAAAAGAGCTTATTTACTGGCATATTTTACAAATGTTTGGTGAGGCTGATGTTCTTCAAGACGATGATAAGGTGACAAATCAAGAACCAAAGCTTAAGTCAGAAGAAGGTGACGGTACAACCAAATCTGGTAAACTAATTTTGCAGATAATGGGGGATATCAAATTAACTGTTGTCGACACTATAGCTACTTTAGAATGGACACAAGATTTAATGACTGACACTGTAGCTGATTCTGTCATTGCAATACTTATGAACGTAGATTCTGCTCCGGCTAGTGTGAAGTTATCCAGTCGCTCTTGTGACGATCATGAACATGACCATGACGGCGAGGTGCAATCTTTTGCACAATTCAAGATGGATGAAGTGTCGAAAGCAAAACAAATCTCAAGATTGTTCAAAGAACAATTCGGTGAGTGTTTTACTTTGTTACTCGATAAAGATGAATACATTAATAGCAAGCAAAATACAATTAATGGAGTTGTCACTATCGGTAAGAACACTGCTAAAATCGATTTCAATAACATGAAAATACTAGAGTGTAATTCGAATCCACTAAAAGGTAGGGTGGAAAGCCTTTTGAATATTGGTGGCAACTTAGTCACACCGCTTTGTTAA
- the PUT7 gene encoding Put7p: MMMRLGRVSPVRFFPAKISPQRFWPCLRSFYSYSGPLLQKSMSLKNIQLSELSSPPLLKEKEKEKEKDVKTSFGLLDRFSENFIAQGNGLKPTTSQNQLDTIKFYQLLRERGSFSDEQCKNIISLLLQLLNNEFYSNYNELFLRDMELNKQSHLFSSLETELKFAIQNSRDTQLNEHHLQLLKLKRELNSIHDELNEVIINSLQKDAKLEFNNQKLENTLLYKHINLRLNDSSNKIQTKILGEIRSHIENLRWQTTRSGLLIILVLVCSIMIGVSASKKEHAVVPQEPTEPKEPEPPLPDQVPTTLSPETSLK, from the coding sequence ATGATGATGCGGTTAGGGCGTGTGTCGCCGGTGCGATTCTTTCCTGCCAAAATAAGCCCGCAGCGGTTCTGGCCGTGTTTGCGGAGCTTTTACTCGTATTCAGGGCCACTTTTGCAGAAATCtatgtctttgaaaaacattcaACTATCAGAGCTATCGTCACCGCCGTTGctgaaggaaaaggaaaaggaaaaggaaaaggatGTCAAGACTTCGTTTGGTCTGTTGGACAGGTTTTCGGAAAACTTCATCGCCCAGGGAAACGGGTTGAAACCCACTACTTCTCAGAATCAACTGGACACAATCAAGTTTTATCAGTTGCTGCGTGAGAGGGGCAGCTTCTCGGACGAACAGTGTAAAAAcattatttctttgctCTTGCAACTGTTGAATAACGAGTTCTATTCTAACTACAATGAGTTGTTTCTTAGAGATATGGAACTGAACAAGCAGTCTCATCTGTTCAGTTCCCTGGAGACTGAACTGAAGTTTGCCATCCAAAACTCCAGGGACACGCAGCTGAATGAGCATCATTTGCAACTCTTGAAACTTAAGAGAGAGCTGAACTCCATCCATGACGAACTGAACGAAGTTATAATAAACTCTCTGCAAAAGGACGCTAAACTAGAGTTCAATAACCAGAAACTGGAGAATACCCTACTGTATAAGCATATCAACCTGAGGTTGAACGACTCTTCCAACAAGATTCAAACCAAGATACTGGGCGAAATCAGGTCCCACATCGAAAATTTAAGATGgcaaacaacaagaagcGGTCTCTTAATCATACTGGTCCTTGTTTGTTCGATTATGATCGGAGTAAGTGCGTCGAAAAAGGAACACGCGGTAGTACCACAAGAACCGACAGAACCGAAAGAGCCAGAACCCCCACTACCGGATCAAGTTCCAACAACACTCTCCCCCGAGACCAGcttgaaataa
- the RSO55 gene encoding Rso55p: MEAGRPTANLQPPQNTNREQPHQETMMNTACRRWISGTAVPLIKKNKFPPRPQFTPEMEAQCTEKFLHGGRGPGGQKINKCNSKVQLRHEPTGIVVECQETRSREQNRRLARLKLARELAAASCDTIPSREAALQLWHRQQKHAQRRRSIAKHERHGEAARAEKEEREARDQEALRELFRR, from the coding sequence ATGGAGGCAGGCAGACCAACAGCTAACTTGCAACCACCGCAGAATACTAACCGCGAGCAACCTCACCAAGAAACGATGATGAACACAGCGTGTAGAAGATGGATCAGCGGCACGGCAGTGCCGctgatcaagaagaacaagttCCCGCCGCGGCCGCAGTTCACCCCAGAAATGGAGGCACAATGCACAGAAAAGTTCCTCCACGGTGGCAGAGGCCCCGGCGGCCAGAAGATCAACAAGTGCAACTCCAAAGTGCAGTTGCGACACGAGCCCACGGGCATCGTGGTCGAGTGCCAAGAAACACGGTCACGTGAGCAGAACCGCCGGCTTGCCCGGCTCAAGCTCGCGCGCGAGCTGGCCGCCGCGTCGTGCGACACGATTCCCTCCAGAGAGGCCGCGTTGCAGCTGTGGCACCGCCAACAGAAACACGCGCAGCGCCGGCGCAGTATCGCGAAGCACGAACGGCATGGCGAGGCCGCTCGTGCTGAAAAAGAGGAGCGCGAGGCCCGGGACCAGGAGGCGCTGCGTGAATTATTCCGACGGTAA